A stretch of DNA from Anaeromicrobium sediminis:
TTTATCTCACATATTGGAATATACCTCCTTAGAAGAAATAGAATCTATCTTAGTAAAAAAATTCAACCAAAAGGTGAATTTTTCCCTAAGATAGATTCTGTTTAGCAAGGAGATTTACAAGCAGCTAATGCTGAAATGTCCCTATTGGTAATATTATATAAAACTCTTGGAGTATTATTGGGTGTAAGAGCAGGAGCAGCTTCAATTAGCTCTATTGTATATTGGCAGCAATCCTCATCAAAACAATCTAAACACTCACAGAAAGTAACTGTAAATGAATCTTTCCATGTTTCACCTGGGTCCACATCATTATGCCTATATTCCCACCTTTGTAGTTCTTTCTTTTGACCTTTTTTGCACTTTTTACACAATCTAAATTTTAAATCTATGAAACCATCAATAAAATCAGTAACGCCAGTAAGAGTAATAATTGAAGAATACTCAATTTTTACACATGGCTTACATAGACATTTAGTATTAATAGTAACAGTTGCTAATGGAACTGGGGTATCGGTAAGGGCTAGTTCAGTTGGTAAAGGTTGATCTGCCGATTGTCCACATTCTAAAATTGGTATACAATTTTTACCTTTTTCTCTATCTTTAGGATCACAAGGATCACAATCTAATTTCTTTTTTCTATGATCAAATTTTTTCTTATCACAACAATCGCTATAATCATCATATCTGCAATCGTCCCAATAATCACATTCTTTTCTTCTATGATCTTTTTTATAGTAGTTAATACATGATGCCATAAATAATATCCTCCTTATATTATTAAAATGAATTTGAAAAGTTTCAACTGTCCATAAATCCATTCTATTTTTTATTTGCAATATCCCCTAGTAAAATAAGGTATCGTCCTCTTTCTCAATACATATATATGCATTGAAAATATATATGTTACATAAAAATGTCTGTCCAATATAATCATTAAGTTTATAAGTTATTTCCCCATTAAGTTCACCACGGAGTGTTCTTTTTCGTAATATAATATATAGGTTGTTTTATCTCACATATTGGAATATACCTCCTTAGAAGAAATAGAATCTATCTTAGTAAAAAAATTCAACCAAAAGGTGAATTTTTCCCTAAGATAGATTCTGTTTAGCAAGGAGATTTACAAGCAGCTAATGCTGAAATGTCCCTATTGGTAATATTATATAAAACTCTTGGAGTATTATTGGGTGTAAGAGCAGGAGCAGCTTCAATTAGCTCTATTGTATATTGGCAGCAATCCTCATCAAAACAATCTAAACACTCACAGAAAGTAACTGTAAATGAATCTTTCCATGTTTCACCTGGGTCCACATCATTATGCCTATATTCCCACCTTTGTAGTTCTTTCTTTTGACCTTTTTTGCACTTTTTACACAATCTAAATTTTAAATCTATGAAACCATCAATAAAATCAGTAACGCCAGTAAGAGTAATAATTGAAGAATACTCAATTTTTACACATGGCTTACATAGACATTTAGTATTAATAGTAACAGTTGCTAATGGAACTGGGGTATCGGTAAGGGCTAGTTCAGTTGGTAAAGGTTGATCTGCCGATTGTCCACATTCTAAAATTGGTATACAATTTTTACCTTTTTCTCTATCTTTAGGATCACAAGGATCACAATCTAATTTCTTTTTTCTATGATCAAATTTTTTCTTATCACAACAATCGCTATAATCATCATATCTGCAATCGTCCCAATAATCACATTCTTTTCTTCTATGATCTTTTCTACAGTGGTTAATACATGATGCCATAAATAATATCCTCCTTATATTATTATAATGAATTTGGTAAGTCTCAACTGCCCATAAATCCATTCTATTTTTTATTTTTTTATTTGCAATATACCCTAGTAAAGAAGGTATTGTCCTTCTGTTCAATACATATATATGCATTAAAAATATATATGTTACATAAAAATGCCTGTCCAATATAATCATTAAGTTTATAAGTTATTTTCCCATTAAGTTCACCAAGGAGTGTTCTTTTTCGTAATATAATATATAGGTTGTTTCATAATTACATTGTTAACAACTTAATAGTAAAAGGGGGTGTAATTTAATGGGTAATTCATATCCAGTCATTTTTGTTCATGGTTTTGGTGGTTGGGGAAGAGGTGAATTATTTAATATCCTCTATTGGGGAGGCACACAGGAAGATTATGAAAGATATTTAAACCAATGTGGTTTTGAATCATATACGGCTACCGTAAGTCCCTTTTCTAGTAACTGGGACAGAGCTTGTGAACTTTATGCTTATATAAAAGGAACTAGAGTAGACTACGGAAAAGCCCATTCAACAAAATATGGACATGATAGGTACGGAATGAAGTTTAGAGGAGTCTATAAAAAATGGAATAATGAAAATAAAATTCACTTGATTTCCCATAGTATG
This window harbors:
- a CDS encoding DUF4489 domain-containing protein, which translates into the protein MASCINYYKKDHRRKECDYWDDCRYDDYSDCCDKKKFDHRKKKLDCDPCDPKDREKGKNCIPILECGQSADQPLPTELALTDTPVPLATVTINTKCLCKPCVKIEYSSIITLTGVTDFIDGFIDLKFRLCKKCKKGQKKELQRWEYRHNDVDPGETWKDSFTVTFCECLDCFDEDCCQYTIELIEAAPALTPNNTPRVLYNITNRDISALAACKSPC
- a CDS encoding DUF4489 domain-containing protein: MASCINHCRKDHRRKECDYWDDCRYDDYSDCCDKKKFDHRKKKLDCDPCDPKDREKGKNCIPILECGQSADQPLPTELALTDTPVPLATVTINTKCLCKPCVKIEYSSIITLTGVTDFIDGFIDLKFRLCKKCKKGQKKELQRWEYRHNDVDPGETWKDSFTVTFCECLDCFDEDCCQYTIELIEAAPALTPNNTPRVLYNITNRDISALAACKSPC